A single genomic interval of Brevundimonas diminuta harbors:
- the coxB gene encoding cytochrome c oxidase subunit II, which translates to MKTDAPPGIAGWPPPVLDPAGPFAGPIQTVAWVLFIMAAVVMVVVAVALGIALFGPRKWKRRVGGERLIWIAGLVFPVVVLTGLLVYGLTTTARVADAPKPGEMRVRVTGEMWWWRVAYLDGQGREIVQDANEVHIPAGQPVVFELESADVIHSFWVPRLGGKTDMIPGRRNFMRLQADAPGTYGGQCAEYCGGPHALMGLVVVAHAPDDYAAWLARQSRPAAVVPSAQGPLALIDQGRNVFAASGCAACHTIRGTEANGLAGPDLTHVGSRQTLGAGILPNNQGTMAGWISDSQSLKPGNRMPSYAVLSGQDVRAVAAYLESLK; encoded by the coding sequence ATGAAGACTGACGCCCCTCCCGGAATCGCCGGCTGGCCGCCGCCCGTGCTGGATCCGGCCGGGCCATTCGCCGGGCCGATCCAGACCGTGGCCTGGGTTCTCTTCATCATGGCGGCGGTGGTCATGGTCGTGGTGGCGGTGGCGCTCGGCATCGCCCTGTTCGGGCCGCGCAAGTGGAAGCGGCGGGTCGGCGGCGAGCGCCTGATCTGGATTGCGGGACTGGTTTTCCCGGTGGTCGTTCTGACCGGACTGCTGGTCTATGGGTTGACTACGACCGCGCGGGTGGCCGATGCGCCCAAGCCCGGCGAAATGCGGGTGCGCGTCACTGGCGAAATGTGGTGGTGGCGCGTCGCCTATCTTGACGGTCAGGGGCGAGAGATCGTGCAGGACGCCAACGAGGTCCATATCCCGGCCGGCCAGCCCGTCGTGTTCGAGCTGGAAAGCGCGGATGTGATCCACAGCTTCTGGGTGCCGCGGCTAGGCGGAAAGACCGACATGATCCCCGGGCGCCGCAACTTCATGCGCCTGCAAGCCGATGCGCCTGGCACCTATGGCGGCCAATGCGCCGAATATTGCGGCGGTCCTCACGCCCTGATGGGGCTGGTGGTCGTGGCCCATGCGCCGGACGACTACGCCGCCTGGTTGGCGCGTCAGTCGCGGCCGGCCGCCGTTGTGCCCTCGGCCCAAGGGCCGCTCGCCTTGATCGACCAAGGGCGAAACGTCTTCGCCGCCTCGGGCTGCGCCGCATGTCACACCATTCGCGGCACCGAGGCGAACGGTCTGGCGGGACCGGACCTGACCCACGTCGGCTCGCGCCAGACGCTGGGCGCCGGCATCCTGCCGAACAATCAGGGGACGATGGCCGGCTGGATTTCGGACAGTCAGAGCCTGAAGCCCGGCAATCGGATGCCGTCCTATGCGGTCCTGTCGGGCCAGGACGTGCGCGCCGTCGCCGCCTATCTGGAAAGTCTGAAATGA
- a CDS encoding c-type cytochrome, producing MGFRTAGEAMGRRAAACALALALCACVDKSDLPRPVVQADATAGLAVIKEVGCAACHRIPGVAWPEGRSGSNLAGFGARPLIAGRLPNQPDTLIRWLIDAPSMDPGTAMPPMPLTQDQARDVAAYLYTLDED from the coding sequence ATGGGTTTTCGGACAGCGGGCGAGGCGATGGGACGACGGGCGGCGGCCTGCGCGCTGGCGTTGGCCTTGTGCGCCTGCGTGGACAAGTCCGACCTGCCCCGGCCGGTGGTTCAGGCCGATGCGACCGCCGGACTGGCCGTGATCAAGGAGGTCGGTTGCGCGGCCTGTCACCGCATCCCCGGCGTCGCCTGGCCCGAGGGCCGGTCCGGCTCGAACCTTGCGGGGTTCGGCGCGCGTCCCCTGATCGCCGGACGTCTGCCGAACCAGCCCGATACCCTGATCCGTTGGCTGATCGACGCGCCGTCGATGGATCCCGGAACCGCCATGCCGCCCATGCCCCTGACGCAAGACCAAGCCCGCGACGTTGCGGCCTATCTGTACACGCTCGATGAAGACTGA
- a CDS encoding cytochrome b, with protein sequence MIERLFRQLLEWAAGHHDEGRYSPVGIGFHWVMAGLVIFQLGWGWWMGRQPVGGAMMAAYDLHFAIGVLMLTLVIGRLSWRLLAPDLINDADKPGWESMAAHVTHYVFYICLFGLPLSGWAMISATDRTRQLETLGFIKWPLLPLQDLSNTQLWAIEAAAEWMHWGLVITLLLMIPIHAGAALKHHLIDRDDVFHAMMPVVPQLRPKRTRWQRRWRALEKRVASTAKTLWRGLLGPKAI encoded by the coding sequence ATGATCGAAAGACTGTTCAGGCAACTGCTGGAATGGGCGGCGGGTCACCATGACGAGGGTCGCTACTCGCCCGTCGGCATCGGCTTTCATTGGGTGATGGCGGGGCTGGTGATCTTCCAGCTCGGCTGGGGCTGGTGGATGGGACGACAGCCGGTGGGCGGCGCCATGATGGCCGCCTATGATCTGCATTTCGCGATCGGCGTGCTGATGCTGACCCTGGTGATCGGCCGGCTGTCGTGGCGACTGCTGGCGCCCGACCTGATCAACGATGCGGACAAGCCGGGTTGGGAGAGCATGGCCGCCCATGTGACCCACTATGTGTTCTACATCTGCCTGTTCGGCTTGCCGCTGTCGGGCTGGGCCATGATTTCGGCGACGGATCGGACGCGTCAGCTGGAGACGTTGGGCTTCATCAAATGGCCGCTGCTGCCGCTGCAGGATCTGTCCAACACCCAGCTATGGGCGATCGAGGCGGCGGCGGAATGGATGCACTGGGGACTGGTCATCACCCTGCTGCTGATGATCCCCATCCACGCCGGCGCCGCGCTCAAGCACCATCTGATCGATAGGGACGACGTGTTTCACGCGATGATGCCGGTCGTGCCGCAGCTTCGACCGAAGCGGACCCGGTGGCAGCGGCGCTGGCGCGCGCTGGAGAAGCGGGTTGCGTCGACAGCCAAGACGCTATGGCGCGGGCTTCTGGGTCCGAAAGCGATTTGA
- a CDS encoding cytochrome c oxidase assembly protein produces the protein MLAVLGAAAGLVLWRLEGRQRGYGLAAVAVLAVGFVSPLCALSSALFSARTVHHVLLVGFAAPLLAAALPMKRYGSLILATAVQAVVFWAWHAPDAYGAALSSDAVYWVMQISLLASAVWFWCAARSASAPAAVIALLAAMLAMGLLGAVLTFAGQAVYAPHAYSTLAWGMTPLEDQQAAGLIMWAPAAALYLFAALWRLGRMIGPDAEAHPA, from the coding sequence TTGCTGGCCGTTCTGGGTGCAGCCGCGGGCCTGGTCCTGTGGCGGCTGGAGGGGCGGCAGCGCGGCTATGGTCTTGCGGCTGTCGCGGTATTGGCCGTTGGATTTGTCTCCCCGCTGTGCGCCCTCAGTTCGGCGCTGTTTTCAGCGCGAACGGTGCATCATGTGCTGTTGGTCGGCTTCGCCGCGCCCTTGCTGGCGGCGGCCCTGCCCATGAAACGATACGGGTCGCTGATCTTGGCGACGGCGGTGCAGGCGGTGGTGTTCTGGGCCTGGCACGCGCCTGACGCCTATGGCGCCGCCCTGTCGAGCGATGCGGTCTACTGGGTGATGCAGATCAGTCTGCTGGCGAGCGCTGTCTGGTTCTGGTGCGCGGCGCGGTCGGCGTCTGCGCCGGCGGCGGTCATCGCCCTGTTGGCGGCGATGCTGGCGATGGGGCTGCTTGGGGCGGTGCTGACCTTTGCGGGGCAGGCGGTCTATGCGCCCCATGCCTATTCGACCCTGGCCTGGGGCATGACGCCGCTCGAGGATCAGCAGGCGGCCGGGCTGATCATGTGGGCGCCGGCGGCGGCGCTGTATCTGTTCGCCGCCTTGTGGCGGCTGGGGCGGATGATCGGCCCTGACGCCGAGGCGCATCCGGCATGA
- a CDS encoding LysR substrate-binding domain-containing protein, translating to MEVFAAVAAAGSFSAAGRALGLTPSAVSRTIDRIEARLGVRLVLRTTRALTLTVEGQAYLSAARRIVADLDEAEQSISDQGAPQGRLRVSASLAHGRQVVVPLIGAFVARYPQILVDINLTDTVVDVAAGQADVAIRFGPLLDSPLTARRLGETGRTIVASPAYLARRGVPHAPEDLHQHDCLNFNFRRLEPVWPFRRDGRDYALTVRGPVEANNGESLTQLALAGVGVTRVGNFSVADAIAKGELVPLLEDFNPGDREPIHAVFVGGASVPARIRVFVDFLVDQLRPRSVARDATEVAPGAETG from the coding sequence ATGGAGGTGTTCGCGGCTGTGGCTGCGGCCGGCAGCTTTTCAGCGGCCGGTCGGGCTCTTGGGCTGACGCCATCGGCGGTAAGCCGAACGATCGATCGGATCGAGGCGCGACTGGGCGTGCGGCTCGTCCTGAGGACAACCCGCGCCTTGACGTTGACGGTCGAGGGCCAGGCCTATCTGAGCGCCGCACGGAGAATTGTCGCCGACCTGGATGAGGCCGAGCAGTCCATCTCGGACCAAGGCGCGCCGCAGGGACGCCTAAGGGTCAGCGCATCCCTGGCGCACGGTCGGCAGGTGGTCGTGCCGCTGATCGGCGCGTTCGTGGCGCGCTACCCGCAAATCCTCGTCGACATCAATCTGACGGATACGGTCGTGGATGTCGCGGCCGGACAGGCCGATGTCGCCATTCGCTTCGGACCGCTGCTGGACAGTCCGCTGACGGCGCGACGACTGGGTGAGACAGGGCGAACGATCGTGGCGTCGCCGGCCTATCTCGCGCGTCGCGGCGTGCCGCACGCGCCAGAGGACCTGCACCAACATGACTGTCTGAATTTCAACTTCCGAAGACTGGAGCCCGTGTGGCCTTTTCGACGGGACGGTCGTGACTATGCGCTGACGGTTCGTGGGCCCGTGGAAGCGAATAATGGCGAGAGCCTGACGCAACTTGCGCTGGCGGGCGTCGGCGTAACGCGCGTGGGCAACTTCAGCGTCGCTGACGCCATTGCGAAGGGAGAGCTCGTGCCGCTGCTTGAGGATTTCAATCCTGGCGATCGTGAGCCCATCCATGCCGTCTTTGTGGGCGGCGCCAGCGTTCCCGCTCGCATCCGGGTGTTCGTCGACTTCTTGGTCGATCAACTGCGGCCACGGTCGGTTGCAAGGGACGCGACCGAAGTCGCCCCTGGTGCTGAAACGGGGTGA
- a CDS encoding MFS transporter, translating to MKLNPPLLALAAGAFGIGVTEFAPMGLLPVIATDLGVSIPSAGLLISAYALGVVLGAPLMTLATGRVPRRTLLIGLAGIFTIGNALSALADNYALLMIARIITSLNHGAFFGVGAIVAARLVPPDRKAGAVAAMFMGLTIANVVGVPLATWAGETLGWRASFWGIAMIGVMVMAALTLTLPKAAAPAAGDMLAELRVLGRRRVLSALALTVIGSSAMFTVFTYITPILREQTGASLGFITAMLVLYGLGLTVGNWIGGKFADRSVDRTLIVTLAGLSLVLLTFAVAMPFANVSAVLIFLWGIASFALVPPLQVRVMDAARDAPNLASAVNIGAFNLGNAIGAALGGAVIAGGLGYPAVALAGAAASALGLLMIVLMSRRPAVLVAAE from the coding sequence ATGAAACTCAACCCTCCCCTGCTGGCGCTCGCCGCCGGCGCGTTCGGTATCGGCGTGACCGAGTTCGCCCCGATGGGGCTGTTGCCCGTCATCGCGACCGATCTGGGCGTCTCTATTCCATCGGCCGGTCTGCTGATCAGCGCCTATGCTCTGGGCGTCGTCTTGGGCGCGCCCTTGATGACCCTGGCTACGGGCCGCGTTCCTCGCCGCACCCTGCTCATCGGTCTCGCCGGCATCTTCACGATTGGCAATGCGCTGTCTGCGCTGGCTGACAACTACGCCCTGCTGATGATCGCGCGGATCATCACGTCGCTGAACCATGGCGCCTTCTTTGGGGTCGGCGCCATTGTCGCGGCCCGGCTGGTGCCGCCGGACCGCAAGGCCGGGGCGGTGGCTGCCATGTTCATGGGCCTGACCATCGCCAATGTCGTGGGCGTGCCTCTGGCCACCTGGGCTGGGGAAACCTTGGGGTGGCGGGCCAGCTTCTGGGGCATTGCGATGATCGGCGTCATGGTGATGGCGGCCCTCACCCTGACCCTGCCGAAAGCCGCCGCACCTGCCGCCGGCGACATGTTGGCTGAACTGCGCGTGCTTGGCCGCAGACGCGTCCTGTCGGCCTTGGCCCTGACAGTTATCGGTTCCAGCGCCATGTTCACCGTCTTCACCTACATCACGCCAATCCTGCGCGAACAGACCGGCGCGTCGCTGGGTTTCATCACCGCGATGCTCGTCCTCTATGGGCTTGGCCTGACCGTCGGCAACTGGATCGGCGGCAAGTTTGCTGACCGTTCCGTCGATCGCACGCTGATCGTCACCCTCGCCGGCCTGTCGCTCGTCTTGCTGACCTTCGCCGTGGCCATGCCTTTCGCCAACGTAAGCGCCGTTCTCATCTTCCTGTGGGGCATCGCCAGCTTCGCGCTCGTGCCGCCGCTTCAGGTTCGCGTGATGGATGCAGCGCGTGACGCTCCGAACCTGGCTTCGGCTGTCAACATCGGCGCCTTCAATCTCGGCAACGCCATCGGGGCCGCTCTGGGCGGCGCCGTCATCGCCGGCGGCCTCGGCTACCCAGCCGTTGCTCTGGCCGGCGCCGCCGCGTCCGCCCTTGGTCTGCTGATGATCGTGCTGATGTCACGCCGGCCAGCTGTTTTGGTCGCAGCCGAGTAG
- a CDS encoding methyl-accepting chemotaxis protein, which yields MSDAMNLDQRLRFLKLDKVARSRLADARPVIEAALQPSLEAFYAQLRATPDVARFFGAESQIAGAKDAQARHWGLIASGAFDPAYVEGVRRIGQTHARIGLEPRWYIGGYALVLEGLIEAIVTSHAKTRSLFSKRDDGKALAATLASVVKAAMLDMDFVISLYLEASETKRLEADQKRAEAEAEQTRVVEDTAAALAALAQGDLRTRIASDFTGGYARLKADFNTAMQRLDDAMAEIAGNTGAMQLGAAEISEAADDLSRRTEHQAATLEETAAALDEITATVKRAAEGASRAAAVVETSRQSAEQSREVVSRAVEAMTAIEQSSSQINQIIGVIDEIAFQTNLLALNAGVEAARAGDAGRGFAVVASEVRALAQRSAEAAKEIKSLITTSSVQVKSGVTLVAETGDALSSIVKRVAEIDELMNEITASTREQSTALEEVNTAVNQMDQVTQQNAAMVEQSTAASHSLTSESRQLSDLVQRFSLTRETALSSRALAAPAPRKPSAARPMRPAALRSSGSAALAVVEEADTAGWEEF from the coding sequence ATGTCGGACGCAATGAATCTGGACCAAAGACTTCGCTTCTTGAAGCTGGACAAGGTCGCGAGGTCTCGTCTCGCTGACGCCAGACCCGTCATCGAGGCCGCGCTTCAGCCCAGCCTTGAAGCCTTTTACGCCCAGCTTCGCGCGACGCCGGACGTGGCCCGCTTCTTCGGTGCGGAAAGCCAGATCGCTGGAGCCAAGGACGCCCAGGCGCGACACTGGGGCCTGATCGCCTCGGGCGCCTTTGATCCGGCCTATGTCGAGGGCGTGCGCCGCATCGGCCAGACCCACGCCCGGATCGGGCTGGAGCCGCGCTGGTATATCGGCGGCTACGCCCTGGTCCTGGAAGGGCTGATCGAGGCGATCGTCACATCCCACGCCAAAACGCGGTCGCTGTTTTCGAAGCGCGACGACGGCAAGGCTTTGGCGGCGACGCTGGCCAGCGTGGTCAAGGCCGCCATGCTCGACATGGATTTCGTCATTTCGCTGTATCTGGAAGCCTCCGAGACCAAGCGCCTGGAGGCGGACCAGAAGCGCGCAGAGGCCGAGGCCGAACAGACGCGGGTCGTGGAGGACACGGCGGCGGCTCTGGCGGCTCTGGCCCAGGGCGACCTTCGAACCCGCATCGCGTCCGACTTCACCGGCGGCTACGCGCGCCTGAAGGCCGACTTCAACACCGCCATGCAGCGTCTAGACGACGCTATGGCCGAGATCGCCGGCAATACGGGCGCCATGCAACTGGGCGCCGCCGAAATCAGCGAAGCGGCCGACGACCTGTCGCGGCGCACCGAGCATCAGGCGGCGACGCTGGAGGAAACGGCGGCCGCGCTGGACGAGATCACCGCCACGGTGAAGCGGGCGGCCGAAGGCGCCAGTCGCGCCGCCGCGGTTGTCGAAACCTCTCGTCAATCCGCCGAGCAGTCGCGCGAGGTGGTCAGCCGCGCCGTCGAGGCCATGACCGCGATCGAACAGTCGTCGTCTCAGATCAACCAGATCATCGGCGTCATCGACGAGATCGCCTTCCAGACCAACCTTCTGGCCTTGAATGCGGGCGTCGAGGCCGCGCGCGCGGGCGACGCGGGGCGAGGATTCGCCGTGGTGGCCTCCGAGGTTCGAGCCCTGGCGCAGCGGTCCGCCGAGGCGGCCAAGGAGATCAAGTCGCTGATCACCACCTCGTCCGTCCAGGTGAAGTCCGGCGTCACCCTGGTCGCGGAAACGGGCGACGCCCTGTCGTCCATCGTCAAGCGCGTCGCCGAAATCGACGAGCTGATGAACGAGATTACGGCCTCGACGCGCGAGCAATCGACGGCGCTGGAAGAGGTCAACACCGCCGTCAACCAGATGGACCAGGTGACCCAGCAGAACGCCGCCATGGTCGAACAATCGACGGCGGCCAGCCACAGCCTGACCTCTGAAAGCCGTCAGCTGTCGGATCTGGTCCAGCGCTTCAGCCTGACACGCGAAACCGCGCTGAGCAGCCGAGCCCTCGCCGCCCCGGCGCCGCGCAAGCCGAGCGCGGCACGGCCCATGCGTCCGGCCGCCCTGCGATCCTCCGGCTCGGCCGCGCTGGCCGTCGTGGAGGAGGCGGACACGGCCGGCTGGGAGGAGTTCTGA
- a CDS encoding MarR family winged helix-turn-helix transcriptional regulator, whose product MDEFTVRAFDDPAMALYALDTALLELDRQLDRVLRADGQSNAAVRALSLIAGEGRRGVKQCALGSTLQAPPASLSRLVDHLVRADLVKRSPHPNDRRVTMLEITEAGRAVLDDRRSQYGRLAGLLTSEGLKTAAQLIPLLQAMAKDVGHAAT is encoded by the coding sequence ATGGACGAGTTCACCGTGCGGGCGTTCGATGACCCCGCGATGGCGCTGTATGCGCTCGACACCGCCTTGCTCGAACTCGATCGCCAGCTTGATCGCGTCCTGCGCGCCGATGGTCAAAGCAATGCCGCCGTCCGCGCCTTGAGCCTGATCGCCGGCGAGGGCCGTCGCGGCGTCAAACAATGCGCTCTGGGATCGACGCTTCAGGCGCCGCCGGCCTCGCTGTCGCGTCTGGTCGATCATCTGGTTCGCGCCGATCTGGTCAAGCGTTCACCCCATCCGAACGACCGGCGCGTCACCATGCTGGAAATCACCGAGGCAGGCCGCGCTGTTCTGGACGATCGGCGGTCGCAATACGGGCGTCTTGCCGGACTGTTGACCAGCGAGGGTCTGAAGACCGCCGCCCAGCTGATCCCGCTGTTGCAGGCCATGGCGAAGGACGTCGGTCACGCCGCGACCTGA
- a CDS encoding PAS domain-containing hybrid sensor histidine kinase/response regulator gives MSTGGALDAELRRALEVAAILVTTDRHGVIIDCNEKFVAVSGYSREELIGSTHRIVNSGLHSKAFFQDLYRTIRSGKVWTGTLRNRRKDGSLYWVDTTIVPALSGPEGPTSYTAIRFEVTEHVLALEALSEARLVAERAAALRDTFLATMSHEVRTPLNGVLGLAQSLSGADLPDDARQKVDLIIKSGETLRRILDDVLDLSKIQAGEMNLVDEPFSPSDTISGAVDLMRPLASEKGLELISRLDGLPAHLMGDGARLRQIVLNLVSNAIKSTAVGQVLVDARYSTPSGRLRIRVADTGMGFDRSTAKLLFSPFSQADDSISRRFGGTGLGLSISRRLAELMSGGLRVRSKPGRGTLFVLELPMGPSGEITRESESHVEALDRLYGARILLAEDNLVNQQVVQALLSGFGCQIDVAENGQEAVDLWSAHAYDLIMMDMQMPVMDGVEAIRSIRRGEQQREINRLPIAMLTANASSNHRDLASRAGADVVIPKPLSADHLIFESARLLNNAARCHWI, from the coding sequence ATGAGCACGGGAGGCGCGCTCGATGCCGAGCTTCGAAGAGCGCTCGAAGTCGCCGCTATACTGGTGACGACCGATCGACACGGGGTCATCATTGACTGTAACGAGAAGTTTGTCGCAGTCAGCGGTTATAGCCGAGAAGAGTTGATCGGCTCGACCCACCGGATCGTGAACTCCGGCCTGCATTCCAAGGCCTTCTTCCAGGATCTGTATCGCACGATCCGCAGCGGCAAGGTGTGGACCGGCACGTTGCGGAACCGCCGCAAGGACGGCAGCCTATACTGGGTCGATACGACCATCGTGCCGGCGCTCAGCGGTCCCGAGGGCCCGACGTCCTATACGGCCATCCGTTTCGAGGTGACCGAACATGTGCTGGCTCTGGAGGCCCTTTCGGAAGCGCGGCTGGTCGCCGAACGCGCCGCGGCGCTGCGCGACACCTTCCTCGCGACCATGAGCCATGAGGTCCGCACGCCGTTGAACGGCGTCCTGGGCCTGGCGCAGTCCCTGTCAGGCGCCGACCTGCCCGACGATGCGCGTCAAAAAGTCGATTTGATCATCAAGTCCGGCGAAACGCTGAGGCGCATCCTGGACGACGTGCTGGACCTGTCCAAAATCCAGGCCGGCGAGATGAACCTTGTCGACGAACCCTTTTCGCCGTCCGACACCATCTCCGGCGCGGTCGATCTGATGCGGCCGCTGGCCAGCGAAAAGGGACTTGAGCTGATCTCCCGGTTGGACGGTCTTCCAGCCCATCTCATGGGCGACGGGGCCCGCCTGCGTCAGATCGTGCTGAACCTGGTCTCCAACGCCATCAAGTCCACTGCGGTCGGCCAGGTGCTGGTGGATGCGCGCTACTCGACGCCGTCCGGGCGTCTTCGCATCCGCGTCGCCGATACCGGCATGGGCTTTGACCGATCGACGGCCAAACTGCTGTTCTCGCCGTTCAGCCAGGCCGACGATTCCATCTCGCGGCGGTTCGGCGGCACGGGCCTGGGCCTCTCCATCAGTCGTCGTCTGGCGGAGCTGATGAGCGGCGGCCTCAGGGTGCGCTCAAAGCCCGGTCGGGGAACGCTCTTCGTTCTCGAATTGCCGATGGGTCCCAGCGGCGAGATCACCCGCGAAAGCGAGAGCCATGTGGAGGCGCTGGATCGACTCTATGGCGCGCGGATCCTCTTGGCGGAGGACAATCTCGTCAACCAGCAGGTCGTCCAGGCGCTTCTCAGCGGCTTCGGCTGTCAAATCGATGTCGCCGAAAATGGCCAGGAAGCCGTCGATCTGTGGTCGGCGCACGCCTACGACCTGATCATGATGGACATGCAGATGCCGGTCATGGACGGCGTCGAGGCCATCCGCAGCATCCGCAGAGGCGAACAGCAGCGCGAGATCAACAGGCTCCCAATCGCCATGCTGACGGCCAACGCCTCGTCCAACCATCGCGATCTGGCCTCACGCGCCGGCGCCGACGTCGTAATCCCCAAGCCCTTATCTGCCGATCACCTGATCTTCGAATCCGCCCGCCTCCTCAACAACGCCGCCCGCTGTCACTGGATATAG